A genome region from Nitrosopumilus oxyclinae includes the following:
- a CDS encoding DUF1512 domain-containing protein, with amino-acid sequence MNFTNFDLDQLFSMGDDSNPLLMIVWILPIILFVFYGQQIQLFVTSREIKKGLKKLDNFREESRTELINYVKNNLKVKNDPVKKIDKFLEYFTIMPVDMDPNGIVDKVHHTVRSREDYTRSHVKSLSPEMNDIELNKIQTLLEIASSLQMIYKIVNHMFLTAKKQNNYPLILPLQMLLPFIMEQAEAMIEAIPAFKSDQPVGDGIGPMVVGKMMLEHEKETIAFQTSLSKIDFEDRKLFLLKAEGPASTVGRPADGLEKIMSENKIDAIIMIDAALKMEGEDSASIAQGFGAAIGGIGTERFQIEAVATTNNVPIFSIVVKQSVKEAITLMTEDIADTAEIVRLQLNEMILENTKSGQSVVIIGVGNTSGVPQ; translated from the coding sequence GTGAATTTTACAAATTTTGATTTAGATCAGTTGTTTTCGATGGGTGATGATTCAAACCCATTGTTGATGATTGTTTGGATTCTTCCGATAATTCTTTTCGTATTTTATGGACAACAAATACAGCTTTTTGTTACCTCTAGAGAAATTAAAAAAGGACTTAAAAAATTAGACAATTTCAGAGAAGAGTCTAGAACTGAATTAATTAATTATGTTAAAAATAATTTAAAAGTAAAAAATGACCCTGTAAAAAAAATTGATAAATTTTTAGAATATTTTACAATCATGCCAGTTGATATGGATCCTAATGGAATTGTTGACAAAGTCCATCACACAGTTAGGTCTAGAGAAGATTACACTAGATCTCATGTAAAATCTCTGTCACCTGAAATGAATGATATTGAATTAAATAAAATCCAAACCTTACTTGAAATTGCATCTTCACTACAAATGATTTACAAAATAGTTAATCACATGTTCTTGACTGCCAAAAAACAAAATAATTATCCTTTAATTTTACCCCTTCAAATGCTTCTGCCCTTCATTATGGAGCAAGCAGAGGCTATGATAGAGGCAATCCCTGCATTCAAATCTGATCAGCCTGTTGGTGATGGAATTGGTCCGATGGTTGTTGGAAAAATGATGTTGGAACATGAAAAAGAAACTATTGCATTTCAAACATCTCTTTCAAAAATTGATTTTGAAGATAGAAAATTGTTTCTTTTAAAAGCTGAAGGTCCTGCTTCTACAGTTGGCAGACCTGCAGACGGGCTAGAAAAAATTATGTCTGAAAATAAAATTGATGCAATAATAATGATTGATGCTGCATTGAAAATGGAAGGTGAGGATTCTGCATCTATTGCTCAAGGCTTTGGTGCTGCTATTGGAGGAATTGGTACAGAACGATTTCAAATTGAAGCCGTTGCAACAACAAACAATGTTCCGATATTTTCAATTGTAGTCAAACAATCAGTTAAAGAAGCCATCACTTTGATGACCGAAGACATTGCTGATACTGCAGAAATTGTTCGATTACAATTAAATGAAATGATCCTTGAAAATACTAAATCTGGTCAATCTGTTGTAATAATTGGTGTTGGAAATACATCTGGAGTTCCCCAATGA
- a CDS encoding TATA-box-binding protein — protein MPQTKPMVSVENVVASADVMQKMDLNDITRKFPDVEYHPDSFPGLVFRLKTPKTATLIFTSGKMVCTGSKSEELAKKAVKTVVQDLRKGGIKVKKNAVVTIQNIVASINLGGKIHLEQAARTLPRSMYEPEQFPGLIHRMVDPKTVILLFSSGKLVCTGAKHEEDVYRSVNNLHALLEEKELMIYD, from the coding sequence ATGCCACAAACAAAACCAATGGTGAGTGTAGAAAACGTTGTAGCTTCAGCAGACGTAATGCAAAAAATGGACTTGAATGATATTACTAGGAAATTTCCAGATGTAGAGTATCATCCAGACTCATTTCCAGGACTAGTATTCAGATTAAAAACTCCAAAAACGGCAACATTGATTTTCACGTCAGGTAAAATGGTGTGCACTGGTTCAAAATCCGAAGAATTGGCAAAAAAAGCAGTAAAAACAGTAGTACAAGATCTTCGAAAAGGAGGAATTAAGGTCAAAAAAAACGCAGTAGTAACAATTCAAAACATTGTGGCATCCATCAATTTAGGTGGAAAAATCCATTTGGAACAAGCTGCAAGAACATTACCACGAAGTATGTATGAACCTGAACAATTCCCAGGTCTTATTCATAGAATGGTAGATCCAAAGACAGTCATTTTATTATTCTCATCAGGAAAACTTGTATGTACAGGAGCTAAACATGAAGAAGACGTGTATCGTTCTGTAAATAATCTACACGCATTACTTGAAGAAAAAGAATTAATGATTTATGATTAA
- a CDS encoding tRNA-binding protein — translation MSTITYDDFAKLDIRVAKIIATEPIEGKSRIIKGRIDLGDDDQRDVIIGGAQYYRPEDIVGKTVIVIANLEPKKMAGVESNAMLLAADVDDKPFWLTVTEDVPLGSPIK, via the coding sequence ATGTCTACGATAACTTATGATGACTTTGCAAAGTTAGACATTCGTGTTGCTAAAATTATTGCGACTGAACCAATTGAGGGTAAATCTAGGATTATCAAAGGTAGAATTGATTTGGGTGATGATGATCAACGTGATGTAATAATTGGAGGCGCACAATATTATCGACCTGAAGATATAGTTGGAAAAACTGTTATTGTAATTGCAAATCTTGAACCAAAAAAAATGGCAGGAGTTGAATCAAATGCAATGTTGTTGGCAGCTGATGTGGATGACAAACCTTTCTGGTTGACTGTGACAGAAGATGTTCCTTTAGGAAGTCCAATTAAATAA
- a CDS encoding type II toxin-antitoxin system RatA family toxin yields MATIQVEVEINASIDKVWDIVSDIDNEPKFWKGTKEVRNISKEGNTISREVIIAFRDQKCLQEVKIYPKEKIEARFTKGIIDGEKIVSLSVKGEKTILSTYWDIKLTGVMGMFTGMIKKHIKSGTKQAMQSIKEEIER; encoded by the coding sequence ATGGCTACAATCCAAGTTGAAGTAGAAATCAATGCCTCAATAGACAAAGTGTGGGATATTGTTTCAGATATAGATAATGAACCAAAGTTTTGGAAGGGCACAAAAGAAGTCAGAAATATTTCAAAAGAAGGTAATACCATCAGTAGAGAAGTCATAATTGCGTTTAGAGATCAAAAATGCTTACAAGAAGTAAAAATTTACCCAAAAGAGAAAATTGAAGCACGATTCACCAAAGGTATAATCGATGGTGAAAAAATAGTATCATTGTCAGTCAAAGGTGAAAAAACAATACTTTCAACATATTGGGATATCAAACTAACAGGAGTGATGGGCATGTTTACAGGTATGATTAAAAAACACATCAAAAGTGGTACAAAGCAAGCCATGCAAAGTATCAAAGAAGAAATCGAGAGATAG
- a CDS encoding glycosyltransferase — protein sequence MDLILDIFNYTLTAILIGICGAWIFLIKSMLESFRLTPYLDKFENTSKTNPKVSIILPARNEEEFIEKCLDSLVKQNYENYEIIVVDDSSEDKTGEIISEYAKKYPKIIPVSASPKPDGWMGKNWACMEGYKKATGELLLFTDADTKHAENVITLAVTHLNSFGLDALSAIPKMLTFDFWTNITLPMISTFLHTRFSALNVNNPEKKTGYFFGSFFILKKTTYQEVGTHEGVKQEIIEDGALGKKVKEAGYKMKMVRGEHLIEAIWARDKGTLWNALKRLMVPLYLQSGKIAIGIFFAIVFLLFIPFPIFTISSIFPIESISAKILCIASAIASILIYIGAIIEVKIGLKLKLAYAIFAPVGSLVVVLGFLSGLLQAKRTSAVTWRGRSYSMKDHSQSSISV from the coding sequence ATGGATTTAATCCTAGATATTTTCAATTATACATTAACTGCAATTCTAATTGGAATTTGTGGCGCATGGATTTTTCTTATCAAATCAATGCTTGAGTCATTTAGATTAACACCATATTTAGATAAATTTGAAAATACATCTAAAACAAATCCCAAAGTTTCAATAATTTTACCAGCAAGAAACGAAGAAGAGTTCATTGAAAAATGCCTAGATTCACTAGTTAAACAAAACTATGAAAATTATGAAATCATTGTAGTTGATGATTCGTCAGAAGATAAAACAGGAGAAATAATTTCAGAATATGCAAAAAAATATCCAAAAATAATTCCAGTATCTGCAAGCCCAAAACCGGATGGATGGATGGGAAAGAACTGGGCATGCATGGAAGGTTACAAAAAAGCAACCGGTGAATTATTACTTTTTACTGATGCAGACACAAAACATGCAGAAAATGTCATAACACTTGCAGTAACTCATTTGAATTCATTTGGATTGGATGCATTATCAGCAATACCAAAAATGTTAACATTTGATTTTTGGACAAACATCACACTTCCAATGATTTCAACATTCTTGCATACTAGATTTTCAGCATTAAATGTAAACAATCCAGAAAAAAAGACAGGTTATTTTTTTGGGAGTTTCTTTATTCTTAAAAAAACAACATATCAAGAAGTGGGCACTCATGAAGGAGTCAAGCAAGAAATTATTGAAGACGGAGCATTAGGGAAAAAAGTCAAGGAGGCAGGATATAAAATGAAAATGGTTCGTGGAGAACATCTCATCGAAGCTATTTGGGCACGAGATAAGGGAACTTTATGGAATGCTCTAAAGAGGCTAATGGTGCCACTCTATCTACAGAGTGGAAAAATTGCAATAGGGATATTTTTTGCAATAGTATTTTTGTTATTTATCCCATTTCCAATATTCACAATTTCATCTATATTCCCAATAGAGTCAATATCTGCAAAAATACTTTGTATTGCATCTGCAATCGCTTCAATTCTGATTTACATTGGAGCAATTATTGAAGTGAAAATAGGTTTAAAATTAAAATTAGCATATGCAATATTTGCACCAGTAGGAAGTTTAGTAGTAGTCTTAGGATTTTTGAGTGGGTTGCTACAAGCTAAAAGAACATCTGCAGTAACATGGAGAGGTAGAAGTTATTCAATGAAAGATCATTCTCAAAGTTCAATTAGTGTATAG
- a CDS encoding S1C family serine protease, which yields MDKSGVFVGGAIGAAITLVIVAVLFISSPELAEPDIINDNTNIVAEASPLISKKLSLIEIFEKSEPGVVRVNVQRGESEEVKGGVGSGFVFDKKGHIITNAHVVKDANKVVVTFLDGRSYNADIIGVDTYTDIAIIKVNADLALLHPLSIGDSSNLKVGEQIAAIGNPFGLSGSMTSGIISQLGRLLPTESNYQIPDVIQTDAAINPGNSGGPLLNMRGEIVGINTAIQSTTGEFTGVGFSIPSQTVAKIVPTLIEDGEYKHPWIGISGRDIDPDMAKVLNVKEAVGFLVITVVEDSPAFRAGLIGSEKTIEVDGVNYPLGGDIILAVDGKEVRKIDDILVHLQRAKTVGDEMVLEILRDGRTTNVTILLDERPNGN from the coding sequence ATGGACAAATCAGGAGTATTTGTAGGTGGGGCAATAGGAGCAGCAATAACATTAGTTATTGTTGCAGTACTGTTTATCTCATCACCAGAATTAGCAGAACCAGATATCATAAATGATAATACAAACATAGTTGCCGAAGCGTCTCCATTAATTTCCAAGAAGTTATCATTAATTGAAATTTTTGAAAAATCAGAACCAGGAGTAGTTAGAGTTAATGTTCAAAGAGGGGAATCCGAAGAAGTGAAAGGAGGTGTAGGTTCAGGTTTTGTTTTTGACAAGAAAGGGCACATCATAACAAATGCACATGTTGTAAAAGATGCAAACAAAGTAGTAGTCACATTTCTCGATGGTAGATCATATAACGCAGATATTATTGGAGTTGATACATACACAGACATTGCCATCATCAAAGTTAATGCAGATTTAGCTTTGTTACATCCATTATCCATTGGAGATTCTTCAAATCTCAAAGTAGGAGAACAGATTGCTGCAATTGGTAATCCATTTGGATTATCAGGATCTATGACTTCTGGAATTATTAGTCAATTAGGCAGATTACTTCCAACTGAATCAAACTATCAAATTCCAGATGTAATTCAAACAGATGCTGCAATCAATCCTGGCAATTCTGGAGGACCACTACTCAACATGCGTGGTGAAATAGTTGGAATTAACACTGCAATACAATCAACAACAGGAGAATTTACAGGGGTTGGGTTTTCGATTCCATCACAGACAGTTGCAAAAATTGTTCCAACATTAATTGAAGATGGAGAATACAAACATCCATGGATTGGAATTTCAGGTAGAGACATTGATCCAGACATGGCGAAGGTTTTGAATGTAAAAGAGGCAGTTGGATTCTTAGTAATTACAGTGGTAGAAGATAGTCCAGCATTTCGTGCAGGATTGATTGGTTCTGAAAAAACCATCGAAGTTGACGGAGTCAACTATCCATTAGGAGGAGATATTATTTTAGCAGTTGATGGAAAAGAAGTCAGAAAAATTGATGATATTTTGGTTCATTTGCAAAGAGCAAAGACAGTAGGTGATGAAATGGTATTAGAAATTCTAAGGGATGGAAGGACTACAAATGTCACAATATTACTAGATGAAAGACCAAATGGAAATTAA
- the cofG gene encoding 7,8-didemethyl-8-hydroxy-5-deazariboflavin synthase subunit CofG — MNNLVFDSESLNQILENKPASRQEIIEIYQKATTNPDNLYQVSQNLRKKFKNNSVTFSKKAFFNIVNLCKDTCSYCTYKSEPGEAKLSLMSKQQITELLTLAKKYRCVEALFVTGEQPEQRYQEARDWLKENGFKSTVEYLIHSSELALEMGMFPHTNAGNLNYEEMKELKKTNVSMGVMLENVSERLTEKGMPHHLAASKRPKARLAILENSGKLGIPMTTGILVGIGETIDEIIDSLFAIKQLNDKHGNIQEVILQNFQPKPDTRMKNEPSADEKYFKLVVALSRIIMPQMNIQIPPNLSPKSYQSFLSVGINDWGGISPLTPDFVNPEFSWPEINKVDDYSKKAGFDLKCRFPIYPEYFSFISKELRDKISVIEDEEGFVKEEYWR; from the coding sequence TTGAACAATCTTGTCTTTGATTCAGAGAGTTTAAACCAGATTTTAGAAAATAAGCCAGCCTCCCGTCAAGAAATAATCGAAATATATCAAAAGGCAACAACAAATCCAGATAACTTGTATCAAGTCTCACAAAATTTAAGAAAGAAATTTAAAAATAATTCTGTAACCTTTTCAAAAAAAGCATTTTTCAATATTGTAAATTTATGCAAAGATACTTGTTCATATTGTACTTACAAATCTGAACCGGGAGAAGCAAAACTTTCGTTGATGTCAAAACAACAGATTACTGAATTACTAACACTTGCAAAAAAATACAGATGTGTGGAAGCACTTTTTGTCACAGGGGAACAACCAGAGCAAAGATATCAAGAAGCTCGAGATTGGTTAAAAGAAAACGGGTTCAAATCTACTGTAGAATATCTGATTCATTCATCAGAACTGGCATTAGAAATGGGGATGTTCCCACATACAAATGCAGGAAATCTAAATTATGAAGAGATGAAAGAATTGAAAAAAACTAATGTGTCAATGGGAGTAATGCTAGAAAATGTCAGTGAGCGATTAACAGAAAAAGGAATGCCACATCATTTAGCAGCAAGTAAAAGACCAAAAGCAAGATTAGCAATTTTAGAAAATTCTGGAAAACTAGGCATACCAATGACTACAGGGATTCTAGTAGGCATAGGAGAAACAATAGATGAAATTATTGATTCATTATTTGCAATTAAACAACTTAACGACAAACATGGAAATATTCAAGAAGTTATTTTACAAAACTTTCAGCCAAAACCAGATACTAGAATGAAAAACGAACCATCAGCTGATGAAAAATACTTCAAACTAGTTGTTGCATTATCAAGGATCATCATGCCACAAATGAATATACAGATTCCTCCAAATCTATCTCCAAAATCATATCAGAGTTTCTTATCAGTGGGAATAAATGATTGGGGAGGAATATCTCCACTCACTCCAGACTTTGTAAATCCCGAATTTTCTTGGCCAGAAATTAACAAAGTAGATGATTATTCGAAAAAAGCAGGCTTTGATTTAAAATGCCGATTCCCAATATACCCAGAGTATTTTTCTTTTATTAGTAAAGAGTTAAGAGATAAGATATCAGTCATTGAAGATGAGGAAGGATTCGTAAAAGAGGAATATTGGAGATGA
- the cofH gene encoding 5-amino-6-(D-ribitylamino)uracil--L-tyrosine 4-hydroxyphenyl transferase CofH — protein MITNIDSLFKNADPIIAGILNDALSEKEISADDGLKLFKVQGIDFHLVGLVADELRKRRVGDIVSYVVNRNINFTNVCIKQCGFCAFSRDFREEEGYFLPNEEIVRRAKEAYQLGATEVCIQAGLPPDMEGDLYEKICRDIKKEIPDIHIHGFSPEEILYGATRSNVSIEEFLKRMKEAGVNTLPGTSAEILDQKLRDKISPGRISVENWETVIKSAHKMGINTTSTMMFGHVETLEDRVKHIVRLREIQKETGGFTEFVPLNFIHTEAPMYKHQLHEGIRQGGSGNDVLLTHAVSRIMLNNSIDNLQMSWVKEGQKMSQLLLMWGANDFGGTLINESISTSAGSEYGQLLKPKEIRRMVKEIGRIPAERNTHYEILKKFDGEEEIEDKLDNVTDKQFGSYVELIKINKYNYKNPRKQ, from the coding sequence ATGATTACTAACATAGATTCACTTTTCAAAAATGCCGATCCCATAATAGCAGGAATTCTAAACGATGCATTATCTGAAAAAGAAATTTCAGCAGATGACGGATTAAAATTATTCAAAGTGCAAGGAATTGACTTTCATTTAGTAGGTCTCGTTGCAGACGAATTAAGAAAGAGACGAGTCGGGGATATAGTGTCATATGTAGTAAATAGAAATATCAATTTTACAAATGTCTGTATCAAACAATGCGGTTTTTGTGCATTTAGTAGAGATTTCAGAGAAGAAGAAGGGTATTTTCTTCCAAACGAAGAGATTGTACGAAGAGCAAAAGAAGCATATCAGTTAGGAGCGACTGAAGTTTGCATTCAGGCAGGACTACCACCAGATATGGAGGGGGATTTGTATGAAAAAATTTGCAGAGATATTAAAAAAGAGATTCCAGATATTCATATTCACGGTTTTTCCCCCGAAGAAATTCTCTATGGAGCAACTCGCTCAAATGTATCAATTGAAGAATTTTTAAAAAGAATGAAAGAGGCGGGGGTAAACACACTTCCTGGCACATCAGCTGAAATTCTTGATCAAAAACTAAGAGATAAAATCTCTCCAGGTAGAATTAGTGTTGAAAATTGGGAGACAGTTATCAAAAGTGCCCATAAAATGGGAATTAATACAACCTCAACTATGATGTTTGGACATGTGGAAACACTTGAAGATAGGGTAAAACATATCGTGCGTTTAAGAGAAATTCAAAAAGAAACAGGAGGATTTACAGAATTTGTCCCACTAAATTTCATACATACAGAAGCTCCAATGTACAAACACCAATTACATGAAGGGATAAGACAAGGAGGTAGCGGAAATGATGTTTTACTCACACATGCAGTTTCAAGAATCATGTTAAATAATTCGATTGATAATTTACAAATGTCATGGGTAAAAGAAGGACAAAAAATGTCACAGTTACTACTCATGTGGGGAGCAAATGATTTTGGAGGAACATTAATCAACGAAAGTATTTCAACATCTGCAGGTTCAGAATATGGTCAATTGTTAAAACCTAAAGAAATTAGAAGAATGGTAAAAGAAATTGGAAGAATTCCAGCTGAAAGAAACACACATTATGAAATTCTGAAAAAATTTGACGGTGAAGAAGAGATAGAAGATAAATTAGATAATGTCACAGACAAGCAATTTGGATCATATGTAGAATTAATTAAAATAAATAAATATAATTATAAAAATCCAAGGAAACAATAA
- a CDS encoding TldD/PmbA family protein: protein MSALEKALSHSKKLKIDECDVTLVKKKITTIRITDSEIVEIKQNFDKSFGIRLIHDKKIASMQTTNEEDIEHTMQKALRVTSNLKSREFWEGLPDKAYHIQLEGTFDTKLDQISGTECTDIAQNMINSANNDKVDTITGSLHIVSEKYQLMNSHGLDFIDKSTYISGIINAESEHGETPVSGIGHSCGRTLSNFSPQQIGKDAKTMCIESINPQKINSDTYSIIFEPYSVGELLAFVIASNFNFKTFREKKSCFSDSYEKKIAVEQLNLIDDPHIPEGIGTKSIDDEGTKTQKQNLIEKGIFKNTFSNLFDSYKEGKQSTGNASRPGSPMGRSSEPIPISSPHNLKIVSGDHSQEEMIRETKHGLLVGRLWYTYAVNPIRGDFSCTARSGIRIIENGKIIGPGKSVRIIHNLPNMLKNISAIGNNQRNIIQWASLPSIAPSLKAENIAVNSI from the coding sequence TTGTCAGCCTTAGAAAAGGCACTCAGTCATTCAAAAAAATTAAAAATTGATGAATGTGATGTTACTTTAGTAAAGAAAAAAATTACTACAATCAGAATTACAGATTCAGAAATTGTTGAGATTAAACAGAATTTTGATAAGAGTTTTGGAATTAGACTAATTCATGATAAAAAAATTGCGTCCATGCAGACAACAAATGAAGAAGACATAGAACATACAATGCAGAAAGCCTTGAGAGTAACATCAAATCTCAAATCAAGGGAATTTTGGGAAGGACTGCCAGATAAAGCATATCATATTCAATTAGAGGGAACATTTGATACAAAACTAGATCAGATTTCAGGTACTGAATGCACGGATATCGCACAAAATATGATTAATTCTGCAAATAATGATAAAGTAGATACGATTACAGGATCACTCCACATAGTATCTGAAAAATATCAATTGATGAATTCCCATGGACTTGATTTTATCGATAAATCCACATACATTTCAGGAATAATTAATGCAGAATCAGAACATGGAGAGACGCCAGTATCAGGAATAGGACATTCATGTGGTAGAACATTATCAAATTTTTCACCACAGCAGATAGGCAAAGATGCAAAGACAATGTGTATAGAGTCAATAAATCCACAGAAAATTAATTCCGACACATATTCCATAATTTTTGAACCGTATTCAGTAGGAGAATTATTAGCTTTTGTTATTGCATCTAATTTTAATTTTAAAACATTTAGAGAAAAGAAAAGTTGTTTTTCAGATAGTTATGAAAAAAAAATTGCAGTTGAACAACTTAATTTAATTGATGATCCACACATACCAGAAGGGATTGGAACAAAATCAATAGACGATGAAGGAACCAAAACGCAAAAACAGAATCTTATAGAAAAAGGTATTTTCAAAAATACATTTTCTAATTTATTTGATAGTTATAAAGAAGGAAAACAATCAACAGGCAATGCATCACGTCCGGGCTCCCCCATGGGAAGGAGTTCTGAGCCAATTCCGATATCATCTCCACATAATCTGAAAATAGTTTCAGGAGATCATTCTCAAGAAGAGATGATTAGAGAAACAAAGCACGGATTACTTGTAGGAAGACTATGGTACACATATGCAGTGAATCCAATTAGAGGAGATTTTTCATGTACTGCAAGGAGTGGAATTAGAATTATTGAGAATGGAAAAATTATAGGCCCAGGAAAATCAGTCAGAATAATTCACAATCTTCCAAACATGTTGAAAAATATTTCAGCCATTGGAAATAATCAAAGAAATATTATCCAATGGGCATCACTTCCATCAATTGCTCCTTCATTAAAGGCCGAAAACATTGCAGTAAATTCCATTTAG
- a CDS encoding calcium/sodium antiporter, producing the protein MEIAISAILTIVGLVMLCFGGNWLVSGGVAIARKFRTSNLIIGMTIVAYGTSTPELAASIAAAGEHSAIILGNIVGSNIANVGMVIGLSAIIIPLAVSKSILRKEIPIMLGVSLLLILISIDGEISQYDGVLLLAGLGVFAYYTFKDAMKQRAENKEETNQEIKQETNQEIKQEIKQGANNVYLKSAGLIAIGVVLLYVGALLTVDNAVILAKEFGLSEKVIGLTVIAIGTSLPELITSIIAIRKGHADIGVGNIIGSNIYNILMIMGVGAALGGVMVGADVYVDYAIMIIFSLSLLIALKTGIIGRAMGIALSIGYVAYLIVTFFK; encoded by the coding sequence GTGGAAATTGCAATAAGTGCTATACTGACTATTGTTGGTTTAGTTATGCTATGCTTCGGTGGTAACTGGCTAGTAAGTGGGGGTGTTGCAATTGCAAGAAAATTCCGTACCAGTAATTTGATAATTGGAATGACAATAGTTGCATATGGTACATCTACTCCTGAACTTGCAGCAAGTATTGCAGCTGCTGGCGAACACAGTGCAATTATTTTGGGAAATATTGTAGGTAGTAACATTGCAAATGTTGGTATGGTGATTGGTCTATCTGCAATAATTATTCCACTTGCTGTAAGCAAATCAATTTTAAGAAAAGAAATCCCAATCATGCTTGGTGTTTCATTACTTTTAATTTTAATTTCAATTGATGGAGAAATTTCTCAATATGATGGTGTTTTATTACTTGCCGGTTTGGGTGTATTTGCTTATTATACATTTAAAGATGCAATGAAACAAAGAGCAGAAAACAAAGAAGAAACTAACCAAGAAATTAAACAAGAAACTAACCAAGAAATTAAACAAGAAATCAAACAAGGTGCAAACAATGTTTATCTAAAATCTGCAGGATTAATTGCAATTGGAGTGGTTCTCTTGTATGTTGGTGCGCTATTAACTGTTGACAATGCTGTGATTTTAGCTAAAGAATTTGGATTGTCTGAGAAGGTTATAGGTTTGACTGTGATTGCAATTGGAACTTCTCTTCCAGAATTAATCACATCAATTATTGCAATTAGAAAAGGTCATGCAGACATTGGTGTTGGAAATATTATTGGAAGTAACATTTACAATATTTTGATGATTATGGGAGTTGGTGCTGCACTTGGAGGTGTAATGGTTGGTGCTGATGTTTATGTTGATTATGCAATTATGATTATTTTCAGTCTATCTTTATTGATTGCTTTGAAAACTGGAATTATTGGTAGGGCAATGGGTATTGCTTTATCTATTGGCTATGTTGCATATCTCATAGTCACCTTTTTCAAGTAA
- a CDS encoding proteasome assembly chaperone family protein codes for MQKEFPEAEVFEKKQIELKSPIIFAGFVGAGLVGPVAINHIITELKMEEIAVMRSKYLPPSTVFMRGRLRHPFRFYANKEGTVCAIICEITLRMQGLFTLVSSILDWAEEKGSKEIVILDGVASTEHDDKAYCAAEEDLVRTMADKDISMIPQGFITGIPGGILNECLVRKIQGLTLLAKANKEAPDSAAAATLIEALNRFYDMNIDTTELQKQKDRIHSEFSELSQKYAEHREEISGMYM; via the coding sequence GTGCAAAAAGAGTTTCCAGAAGCTGAAGTTTTTGAAAAAAAGCAAATAGAATTAAAAAGTCCAATAATTTTTGCAGGATTTGTAGGAGCAGGTCTAGTTGGGCCTGTAGCAATTAACCATATCATCACAGAATTAAAAATGGAAGAAATTGCAGTAATGAGATCAAAATATCTACCACCATCAACTGTATTCATGAGAGGCAGATTACGTCATCCTTTTCGATTTTATGCAAATAAGGAAGGAACTGTTTGTGCAATTATTTGTGAAATTACACTAAGGATGCAAGGGCTATTCACACTGGTATCATCGATTTTAGATTGGGCAGAAGAAAAAGGCTCAAAAGAAATTGTAATTTTAGATGGAGTTGCAAGTACAGAGCACGATGATAAAGCATACTGTGCAGCAGAAGAAGATCTAGTAAGAACAATGGCAGATAAGGATATCAGTATGATCCCACAAGGATTCATCACAGGAATCCCAGGAGGCATACTAAATGAGTGCCTAGTTAGAAAAATTCAGGGGCTAACCCTATTGGCAAAAGCAAACAAAGAGGCACCAGATTCAGCAGCAGCAGCAACTCTAATTGAAGCATTAAATCGATTTTATGACATGAATATAGATACAACAGAACTTCAAAAACAAAAAGACAGAATCCATTCAGAGTTTAGCGAATTATCTCAGAAATATGCAGAGCATAGAGAAGAAATATCCGGCATGTACATGTGA